Proteins encoded together in one Microbacterium oxydans window:
- a CDS encoding acyl-CoA desaturase, which yields MISITQIEPTAATLGPIRQTYSGNADFPPMAKAYKQVSQVVKEMGLLQRAQWFYVFVAAGIAVALGGLITGFILLGDSWFQLLIAAGLGIVLTQIAFLGHEAAHRQILTTGPANFKLARIVIASIGMSYSWWDSKHTKHHGNPNQVGKDPDIEVDTISFLEEDAAKAKGLIKLITRKQGWLFFPLLTLEGLNLHFLGLKYLLTTKNVKGRWIELSIIALRFALILVPVFMMLPLGMAFAFMGVQFAVFGVYMGAAFAPNHKGMPIIEPGARLDFFTKQVRTSRNISGGWWTTWLMGGLNYQVEHHLFPSMPRPYLSKAREIVRDYCAANDVPYTETSLGRSYMIVIEYLNRVGLSAGADPFDCPAVAQFGRA from the coding sequence ATCATCTCCATCACACAGATCGAACCGACCGCGGCAACGCTGGGTCCGATTCGCCAGACGTACTCCGGCAACGCGGACTTCCCTCCCATGGCCAAGGCGTACAAGCAGGTGTCGCAGGTCGTCAAGGAGATGGGTCTGCTCCAGCGTGCCCAGTGGTTCTACGTCTTCGTCGCCGCCGGCATCGCCGTCGCCCTCGGTGGCCTCATCACCGGGTTCATCCTGCTCGGCGACAGCTGGTTCCAGCTGCTCATCGCCGCGGGCCTCGGCATCGTCCTGACCCAGATCGCGTTCCTCGGGCACGAGGCCGCGCACCGTCAGATCCTGACCACCGGGCCGGCGAACTTCAAGCTCGCCCGCATCGTGATCGCCAGCATCGGCATGAGCTACTCGTGGTGGGACTCGAAGCACACCAAGCACCACGGCAACCCGAACCAGGTCGGCAAGGACCCCGACATCGAGGTCGACACGATCTCGTTCCTCGAGGAGGACGCCGCGAAGGCGAAGGGTCTGATCAAGCTGATCACCCGCAAGCAGGGCTGGCTCTTCTTCCCCCTGCTCACGCTCGAAGGACTGAACCTCCACTTCCTCGGCCTGAAGTACCTGCTCACGACGAAGAACGTCAAGGGACGCTGGATCGAGCTCAGCATCATCGCGCTGCGGTTCGCCCTCATCCTCGTGCCCGTGTTCATGATGCTCCCGCTCGGAATGGCCTTCGCCTTCATGGGCGTGCAGTTCGCGGTGTTCGGCGTCTACATGGGAGCCGCGTTCGCCCCGAACCACAAGGGCATGCCGATCATCGAGCCCGGCGCCCGTCTCGACTTCTTCACCAAGCAGGTCCGCACCTCCCGCAACATCAGCGGCGGATGGTGGACGACCTGGCTCATGGGCGGCCTGAACTACCAGGTGGAGCACCACCTCTTCCCGAGCATGCCGCGACCGTACCTGTCCAAGGCGCGCGAGATCGTCCGCGACTACTGCGCGGCGAACGACGTGCCGTACACCGAGACCAGCCTGGGCCGCTCGTACATGATCGTGATCGAGTACCTGAACCGGGTGGGACTCTCCGCCGGCGCCGATCCGTTCGACTGCCCGGCAGTGGCGCAGTTCGGTCGGGCGTAA
- a CDS encoding cell division initiation protein — MSDSSGSADRDGERSPDFFDQLIETPPRDQQGAGTGAFTVGFRGYDKGEVDAALATLRNQLKQAAADVAEAQAREEEAVEAVREEERKAREALESELTAANAKASDAEQQVATLTSELVDAPQADGEEAPSRQQFEAILRVAEEQANVLIQNAAVQADRLMTSAREEVTAQRAEADADAERITAQAQRDADQVRLKMDTEYTAHEARIEREAAHATEKVNQAAQEATAIRTEAEKGAAALRSLVTRETTQLRADAEREVRDMNARVLEFEETLTRRQDDAQQEFLVLHNQAVAHAERITNDANEQVAASLEHAQRISARAEDYERLTRSQAQAIEAEAQVRARETLERARAKAQKIVDSVTGHTTAVLHDAEDRTRQLRWQQQQLTSFMAEVKELIRPDGIFSDDSLPTEFAAVAPSETAEAPADAPADEAPAETFLGDEVLDDELDDDRPLEKITIDVVETKKKSK, encoded by the coding sequence ATGAGCGATTCCTCCGGATCCGCCGACCGCGACGGCGAGCGCTCGCCGGACTTCTTCGACCAGCTGATCGAGACCCCGCCGCGCGACCAGCAGGGCGCGGGCACGGGCGCGTTCACCGTCGGCTTCCGCGGCTACGACAAGGGCGAGGTCGACGCCGCACTCGCGACCCTCCGCAACCAGCTCAAGCAGGCCGCCGCCGATGTCGCCGAGGCTCAGGCACGCGAAGAGGAGGCCGTCGAAGCGGTGCGGGAAGAGGAGCGCAAGGCCCGCGAAGCGCTCGAGAGCGAGCTGACCGCCGCGAACGCCAAGGCCTCCGACGCCGAGCAGCAGGTCGCGACCCTCACCTCGGAGCTCGTCGACGCGCCGCAGGCAGACGGCGAAGAGGCTCCGTCGCGTCAGCAGTTCGAGGCGATCCTGCGTGTCGCCGAGGAGCAGGCGAACGTCCTCATCCAGAACGCCGCGGTGCAGGCCGATCGCCTGATGACGTCCGCCCGCGAGGAGGTCACCGCACAGCGCGCCGAGGCCGACGCCGACGCCGAGCGGATCACCGCCCAGGCGCAGCGCGACGCCGACCAGGTGCGCCTCAAGATGGACACCGAGTACACCGCGCACGAGGCGCGCATCGAGCGCGAGGCCGCGCACGCGACCGAGAAGGTCAACCAGGCCGCCCAGGAGGCGACCGCGATCCGCACCGAGGCCGAGAAGGGCGCGGCCGCGCTGCGCTCCCTCGTCACGCGCGAGACCACCCAGCTGCGGGCGGACGCCGAGCGCGAGGTGCGCGACATGAACGCGCGCGTGCTGGAGTTCGAGGAGACCCTCACCCGCCGGCAGGACGACGCGCAGCAGGAGTTCCTCGTGCTGCACAACCAGGCCGTGGCGCACGCCGAGCGCATCACCAACGACGCCAACGAGCAGGTCGCCGCATCCCTCGAGCACGCCCAGCGCATCTCGGCGCGCGCAGAGGACTACGAGCGCCTGACTCGCTCCCAGGCGCAGGCCATCGAGGCCGAGGCGCAGGTCCGTGCTCGCGAGACCCTCGAGCGTGCTCGTGCGAAGGCGCAGAAGATCGTCGATTCGGTCACCGGTCACACCACGGCCGTGCTGCACGACGCTGAGGACCGTACTCGGCAGCTGCGCTGGCAGCAGCAGCAGCTCACGAGCTTCATGGCCGAGGTCAAGGAGCTCATCCGCCCCGACGGCATCTTCTCCGACGACTCGCTGCCGACGGAGTTCGCGGCGGTCGCACCGTCGGAGACCGCCGAGGCACCGGCCGACGCACCCGCCGACGAGGCGCCCGCGGAGACGTTCCTCGGCGACGAGGTTCTCGACGACGAGCTGGACGACGACCGTCCCCTCGAGAAGATCACCATCGACGTGGTCGAGACGAAGAAGAAGTCCAAGTAG